A single window of Zootoca vivipara chromosome 17, rZooViv1.1, whole genome shotgun sequence DNA harbors:
- the ADORA2A gene encoding adenosine receptor A2a isoform X2 has translation MLIRGHKDFLADVVYIVLELLIAVLAILGNVLVCWAVCLNSNLQNVTNYFVVSLAVADIAVGVLAIPFAITISTGFCAYFYGCLFIACFVLVLTQSSIFSLLAIAIDRIIAIRMPLSEKLKWSFLPSEFEEQQQ, from the exons ATGCTAATTCGTGGGCATAAAGACTTCCTGGCAGATGTGGTCTATATCGTCTTGGAGCTGCTCATCGCGGTGCTGGCCATCTTGGGGAACGTCCTGGTCTGCTGGGCTGTCTGCCTGAACAGCAACCTCCAGAACGTCACCAACTACTTTGTGGTGTCTCTGGCGGTGGCCGACATCGCGGTGGGCGTCCTCGCCATCCCCTTTGCCATCACCATCAGCACCGGCTTCTGCGCCTACTTCTATGGCTGCCTCTTCATCGCCTGCTTCGTCCTGGtcctgacccagagctccatcttCAGCCTCCTAGCCATCGCGATCGACCGGATTATTGCCATCCGGATGCCTCTCAG tgAAAAGCTCAAGTGGAGTTTCCTGCCCTCTGAGTttgaagagcagcagcagtga
- the ADORA2A gene encoding adenosine receptor A2a isoform X1 yields MLIRGHKDFLADVVYIVLELLIAVLAILGNVLVCWAVCLNSNLQNVTNYFVVSLAVADIAVGVLAIPFAITISTGFCAYFYGCLFIACFVLVLTQSSIFSLLAIAIDRIIAIRMPLRYNALVTGSRAKSIIGICWVLSFIIGLTPMLGWHKPALANQGSSSSSSAGVCSNESSSSFSSSSSSTTTPSGNCSSDMLACLFESVVTMEYMVYYNFFACVLTPLLLMFGIYLKIFMAARRQLKQMENKATPGERSRSILQKEVHAAKSLAIIVGLFAVCWLPMHTMNCYILFRRGCDRPPLWLMYLAIILSHANSVVNPLIYAYRIREFRLTFRKILGQHILGRKQRFKGTTASRRSSAHAEEDGESAGMQITKYTLNFYPGGDLDGIHMDGDWGETKVGLELRQNKKALAGEANGHAAHPCKNGDLSKACRDMELLSQELLAIRDSYAADLETSAVEASDGS; encoded by the exons ATGCTAATTCGTGGGCATAAAGACTTCCTGGCAGATGTGGTCTATATCGTCTTGGAGCTGCTCATCGCGGTGCTGGCCATCTTGGGGAACGTCCTGGTCTGCTGGGCTGTCTGCCTGAACAGCAACCTCCAGAACGTCACCAACTACTTTGTGGTGTCTCTGGCGGTGGCCGACATCGCGGTGGGCGTCCTCGCCATCCCCTTTGCCATCACCATCAGCACCGGCTTCTGCGCCTACTTCTATGGCTGCCTCTTCATCGCCTGCTTCGTCCTGGtcctgacccagagctccatcttCAGCCTCCTAGCCATCGCGATCGACCGGATTATTGCCATCCGGATGCCTCTCAG ATATAACGCTCTGGTGACGGGCTCACGGGCAAAAAGCATCATTGGCATCTGCTGGGTCTTGTCCTTCATCATCGGCCTGACGCCCATGCTGGGATGGCACAAGCCTGCCTTGGCCAACCAgggttcctcttcctcctcctctgctggtgTGTGCAGCAACgagtcctcttcctccttctcgtcctcctcctcctccactacgACCCCTTCCGGCAACTGTAGCAGCGACATGTTGGCCTGCCTCTTTGAGTCCGTGGTCACCATGGAATACATGGTCTACTATAACTTTTTCGCCTGCGTCCTTACACCGCTGCTCTTGATGTTCGGGATCTACCTGAAGATCTTCATGGCCGCCCGGCGGCAGCTCAAGCAGATGGAGAACAAGGCGACGCCCGGGGAACGTTCCCGCTCCATCTTGCAGAAGGAAGTCCACGCGGCCAAGTCGCTGGCCATCATCGTCGGGCTGTTTGCCGTCTGCTGGCTGCCCATGCACACCATGAACTGCTACATCCTCTTCCGGCGGGGCTGCGACCGCCCTCCCCTCTGGCTGATGTACCTCGCCATCATCCTCTCCCATGCCAACTCTGTAGTGAACCCTCTGATCTATGCCTACAGGATCCGGGAGTTCAGGCTGACTTTCCGCAAGATCCTTGGGCAGCACATCCTGGGCAGAAAGCAACGGTTCAAGGGGACCACGGCCAGCCGGAGGTCCTCTGCTCACGCTGAGGAAGACGGCGAGAGTGCCGGCATGCAGATCACCAAGTACACTCTGAACTTCTATCCCGGAGGGGACTTGGATGGCATCCACATGGACGGGGATTGGGGGGAAACCAAAGTGGGCTTGGAACTGCGCCAGAACAAGAAGGCGTTGGCCGGGGAGGCAAATGGCCATGCAGCCCATCCCTGCAAAAATGGGGACCTCTCCAAAGCCTGCAGAGACATGGAGCTGCTGAGCCAAGAGCTGCTGGCGATTCGGGATTCTTATGCCGCTGACCTGGAGACTTCAGCTGTAGAAGCCTCTGATGGGTCCTGA